From the Solanum stenotomum isolate F172 chromosome 4, ASM1918654v1, whole genome shotgun sequence genome, one window contains:
- the LOC125863206 gene encoding uncharacterized protein LOC125863206: MEHWKDLSGKVVMVTGASSGIGLEFCLDLAKAGCNIIAAARRVDRLKSLCNQINSNSKGPPRAIAIQLDVTTDGATIESVVQIAWDAFGRIDALVNNAGITGNVHSSLEMPEKEWDNVFNTNLKGAWLVSKYVCRRIRDAKQGGGSVINISSMAGLNRGVFIGGLAYASSKMALDMLTKNMAVELGVDKIRVNSIAPGYFKSEITGCLMEKKWFGNYTRRTIPLRTLGTIDPALTSMVRYLIHDSSEYVSGNVFIVDAGTSLPGVPIFSSL, translated from the exons atggaGCACTGGAAGGACCTTAGCGGAAAAGTAGTGATGGTGACGGGTGCATCGTCAGGAATCGGGTTAGAGTTCTGTCTCGACTTGGCCAAAGCCGGTTGCAACATCATTGCTGCTGCTCGTCGTGTTGACAGACTGAAATCTCTATGCAACCAAATTAATAGTAATTCAAAGGGACCTCCACGTGCAATCGCGATCCAACTTGATGTTACCACTGATGGTGCTACAATTGAGTCCGTAGTACAAATAGCTTGGGACGCCTTTGGACGTATTGATGCCTTGGTTAACAATGCCGGCATTACAG GTAATGTGCACTCTTCACTAGAAATGCCAGAGAAGGAGTGGGACAATGTCTTTAACACGAACCTAAAAGGGGCATGGTTGGTGTCTAAATATGTATGTAGACGTATACGCGATGCTAAACAGGGCGGAGGGTCTGTTATTAATATCTCTTCAATGGCTGGTTTGAATCGGGGAGTATTCATAGGGGGTCTTGCTTACGCTTCTTCAAAAATGGCTCTTGACATGCTCACTAAG AATATGGCGGTCGAATTGGGAGTAGACAAGATCAGAGTGAATTCAATAGCCCCAGGATATTTCAAATCAGAGATAACAGGGTGCCTTATGGAAAAGAAATGGTTCGGTAATTATACTAGGAGAACCATTCCTCTGAGAACATTGGGAACGATAGATCCAGCTTTAACATCAATGGTGAGGTACTTAATTCACGATTCTTCTGAATATGTTTCTGGTAATGTCTTCATCGTTGATGCTGGAACTTCCTTACCAGGTGTCCCCATTTTCTCATCACTCTAA